Proteins from a genomic interval of Candidatus Omnitrophota bacterium:
- a CDS encoding MBL fold metallo-hydrolase: protein MQIKILFDKITEDKSLHTGWGVSFLINGRILFDTGENGQWLLENMQISGIDVRKIEAVIISHDHWDHTGGLWEILVKGKGLKVYSCPHFSKEFKEKVKNLQGELIEADNFMEISKDIFVTGEIGGAYNGRYMPEQALMVKTKNGLSVITGCAHPSIIKILGRVKEKFPDDVIYSVFGGFHLKEDDKRAVEIAAERFKEMKIKKAGPTHCSGEVAEEIFKEQYGDNFIQILVGQTLEI, encoded by the coding sequence ATGCAGATAAAGATACTTTTTGACAAAATAACCGAAGACAAATCTCTTCACACTGGATGGGGCGTTTCATTCTTAATCAATGGCAGAATATTATTCGATACGGGCGAAAACGGGCAATGGCTTCTTGAGAATATGCAGATTTCGGGCATAGATGTAAGGAAAATAGAAGCGGTAATAATTTCTCACGATCATTGGGATCATACCGGAGGTTTGTGGGAGATATTGGTTAAGGGAAAAGGGCTTAAAGTTTATAGCTGCCCGCATTTTAGTAAAGAATTTAAGGAAAAAGTAAAAAATCTTCAAGGAGAACTGATAGAAGCCGATAATTTTATGGAAATTTCGAAGGATATTTTTGTTACCGGCGAAATAGGCGGGGCGTATAATGGCAGATATATGCCGGAGCAGGCGCTTATGGTAAAAACGAAAAACGGTTTGAGCGTAATAACCGGTTGTGCCCACCCGAGTATAATAAAAATACTGGGAAGGGTAAAAGAAAAATTTCCTGACGATGTTATATATTCAGTGTTTGGAGGGTTTCATTTGAAAGAAGATGATAAAAGGGCCGTAGAGATTGCCGCTGAAAGGTTTAAAGAGATGAAAATTAAAAAAGCCGGCCCGACGCATTGCAGTGGAGAGGTCGCGGAAGAGATTTTTAAGGAGCAATACGGCGATAATTTCATACAAATTCTGGTAGGGCAGACTTTAGAAATTTAA
- a CDS encoding ATP-binding protein, giving the protein MIISIASGKGGTGKTTIAVNLALSFKNVQLLDCDVEGPNAHIFIKPEIKRREPAYIPVPEVDETKCSYCGMCRKVCAYNAIAVFPPSDDNKKGSVLIFPHLCHGCGACSLLCPAMAIKEVNKGIGIIEIGGKDDLQFIHGRLNIGEAMSPPIIRQVKNYINPTRTVIIDAPPGTSCPVITAVKGSDFCILVTEPTPFGLNDLILAVEVVKKLKIPFGIVINCADIGDDNVDKYCQDNKIPILLRIPFDREIALLYSKGIPIVHAKKEYKEKFQNMFNSVSKLLTPRAL; this is encoded by the coding sequence ATGATAATATCGATTGCGAGCGGAAAAGGCGGCACGGGCAAGACCACCATTGCGGTGAATTTGGCCCTCTCTTTTAAAAACGTTCAGCTTCTTGACTGCGATGTTGAAGGGCCGAATGCCCATATTTTTATAAAGCCTGAGATTAAAAGGCGGGAACCTGCCTATATTCCTGTACCCGAAGTCGACGAAACTAAGTGCAGCTACTGCGGAATGTGCAGAAAAGTTTGCGCATATAATGCTATTGCGGTGTTCCCGCCTTCTGATGATAATAAAAAGGGCAGCGTCCTTATTTTCCCACACCTATGCCATGGCTGCGGCGCGTGCAGCCTCCTTTGTCCCGCGATGGCAATAAAAGAAGTAAATAAAGGTATCGGTATTATCGAGATAGGAGGTAAAGACGATTTGCAGTTTATCCACGGTCGCCTCAACATTGGGGAAGCGATGTCTCCGCCGATCATACGACAGGTTAAAAATTACATAAATCCTACGCGCACAGTTATAATAGATGCCCCTCCGGGTACATCTTGTCCCGTAATTACAGCGGTGAAAGGAAGCGATTTTTGTATTTTAGTGACCGAACCGACGCCTTTCGGCCTTAACGATCTTATCTTGGCAGTTGAGGTAGTAAAAAAACTAAAAATACCATTCGGTATCGTGATTAATTGCGCCGATATAGGAGACGATAACGTTGATAAATATTGTCAGGATAATAAAATACCGATACTTCTCCGCATACCCTTTGATAGAGAAATAGCTCTTTTATATTCCAAGGGGATACCGATAGTCCATGCGAAAAAAGAGTACAAAGAAAAATTTCAGAATATGTTTAACTCAGTATCGAAGCTATTAACCCCGAGAGCGTTATGA
- a CDS encoding NifB/NifX family molybdenum-iron cluster-binding protein: MRICIPTEIPKDKNTVVYGHLERAPFFTIYDSEKHTFTSHPMGALDGKNVDIVICGGMSADALQKLNEAGVRVYIASSGTVEEVIKKYKQDKLEEITVENSRNNLHCC; the protein is encoded by the coding sequence ATGAGAATCTGTATTCCCACGGAAATACCTAAAGATAAAAATACAGTTGTGTATGGTCATCTTGAGCGCGCGCCGTTTTTTACCATTTATGACAGCGAGAAACATACCTTTACTTCTCACCCCATGGGGGCATTAGATGGTAAAAATGTTGATATTGTCATCTGCGGCGGCATGAGTGCTGATGCTCTGCAGAAACTTAATGAAGCAGGTGTTAGAGTTTATATAGCAAGTTCTGGGACAGTGGAAGAAGTTATTAAAAAATACAAACAAGACAAATTAGAGGAAATTACCGTTGAAAATTCCCGTAATAATCTCCATTGTTGCTAA
- a CDS encoding ferrous iron transport protein A has product MLIDLTQMLPGEAGVIIEVQGGRGLMSKIQNMGIRPGKRVIKISSHFWRGPQTVGIDNLQVAIGFGMARRIFVQVER; this is encoded by the coding sequence ATGCTAATAGATTTGACTCAAATGCTGCCGGGAGAGGCCGGTGTAATAATAGAAGTTCAAGGTGGCCGCGGCCTAATGAGTAAAATTCAAAATATGGGAATAAGACCGGGTAAAAGAGTTATCAAAATAAGCTCTCATTTCTGGCGAGGCCCGCAGACTGTAGGAATAGATAATCTACAGGTTGCGATCGGTTTTGGCATGGCCAGAAGAATTTTTGTACAGGTTGAAAGATGA
- a CDS encoding N-acetylmuramoyl-L-alanine amidase encodes MKRTIYSVLILGLAFILSSCATAPIKPPVTTKEQIYPQTTAPALRQDISHVVAPGETLWRIAKMYDVSIDDIRHANCLGNSTKLKMGQRLLVEKAASIKPVISLYPSNKWKYIIIHHSATDEGSALAFYKFHRSRGWKNLGYHFVIDNDSHEKQDGQIEVSPRWIKKQYGTHCKAGGMNYKAIGICLVGNFNTESVSEKQMDSLVYLVNTLRKYYNISLKNIVGHGQVKGARTECPGKNFPWRSFYSKLKEETGN; translated from the coding sequence ATGAAGAGAACCATTTATTCAGTGTTAATTTTAGGGCTGGCATTTATTTTGAGTTCTTGCGCTACCGCTCCTATTAAACCGCCCGTCACCACTAAAGAACAAATATATCCGCAAACTACCGCGCCGGCCTTAAGACAGGATATTTCACATGTAGTCGCACCCGGTGAGACGCTTTGGCGGATAGCAAAGATGTATGATGTCAGTATAGACGATATCAGGCACGCGAACTGTTTAGGAAATTCGACCAAATTGAAGATGGGGCAACGTCTACTGGTAGAAAAGGCTGCTTCGATCAAACCGGTCATATCTCTTTATCCTTCAAATAAATGGAAATATATCATAATCCATCATAGTGCCACAGACGAAGGGAGCGCCCTTGCTTTTTATAAATTTCACCGTTCCCGCGGCTGGAAAAACCTTGGGTACCATTTTGTAATCGATAACGATAGTCATGAAAAGCAAGACGGGCAGATCGAAGTATCTCCCAGATGGATAAAAAAGCAGTACGGAACGCATTGCAAAGCAGGCGGTATGAATTATAAGGCAATCGGCATATGCCTTGTCGGTAATTTTAATACAGAGAGCGTTTCCGAAAAACAGATGGATTCCCTGGTCTATTTAGTAAATACGTTAAGGAAGTATTATAATATTTCGCTTAAGAATATTGTCGGGCACGGACAGGTCAAGGGCGCAAGGACAGAATGTCCTGGGAAAAATTTCCCATGGAGATCATTCTATTCAAAACTAAAAGAAGAAACCGGTAACTAA
- a CDS encoding DUF5320 family protein produces MPGFDGTGPMGMGPMTGGGRGFCVTTAGGMRPGFSGRRSFGRGGGRGRGRRNWYYATGMNYMPYLSEKDEAQMLKGEAELLREELGVIQERLAALEKAQGPKADE; encoded by the coding sequence ATGCCTGGTTTTGACGGAACAGGTCCTATGGGTATGGGCCCAATGACGGGAGGCGGAAGGGGTTTCTGTGTTACTACTGCCGGTGGAATGAGGCCGGGATTTTCGGGACGCCGGTCGTTTGGAAGAGGCGGCGGAAGAGGCAGGGGCCGGAGGAATTGGTATTACGCTACCGGTATGAACTATATGCCGTATCTTTCAGAAAAAGATGAGGCCCAAATGCTGAAAGGCGAAGCCGAGCTGCTTAGGGAAGAGCTTGGAGTAATCCAAGAGCGCCTTGCGGCATTGGAAAAAGCCCAAGGCCCCAAGGCCGATGAGTAA
- a CDS encoding ABC transporter ATP-binding protein, with translation MRKIIEFKSVKLGYGRKIIFDGLNFDIYEGDFLGIVGPNGSGKTTLLRSIMGLLKPASGQITRDANLRFGYCMQRQFIDTLFPFTVFEIVMMARAKIIGSLKKPSGKDKDTVLQAMEAVGILDLSSECFYNLSGGQKQKVLIARALALEPNFLVLDEPTTDLDIKAEREILELIKTLHFKKNLTVALVTHELNEVINLAQKFMFLNKSIPHKIFKKEELSAELLSEIFDTEIKINEIDGKSMIL, from the coding sequence ATGAGAAAAATAATCGAATTTAAATCTGTGAAGTTGGGTTACGGCAGAAAAATAATCTTTGACGGCTTAAACTTCGATATCTATGAAGGAGATTTTCTGGGTATAGTCGGGCCAAACGGCTCCGGCAAGACCACCCTTTTACGCAGCATAATGGGATTACTAAAACCCGCATCAGGCCAGATTACCAGAGATGCAAATTTACGATTCGGTTATTGTATGCAAAGGCAGTTTATTGACACACTTTTTCCGTTTACTGTTTTTGAGATTGTGATGATGGCACGGGCAAAAATTATCGGATCTTTAAAGAAGCCGTCAGGGAAAGATAAAGATACGGTTCTTCAGGCTATGGAAGCCGTGGGCATTCTGGATTTATCTTCCGAGTGTTTTTACAATCTATCCGGCGGTCAGAAACAAAAAGTACTTATTGCCAGGGCCTTGGCCTTAGAACCTAATTTCTTAGTTTTAGATGAACCGACTACGGATTTGGATATCAAGGCCGAAAGGGAGATCCTTGAATTGATAAAGACTCTCCATTTCAAAAAGAATTTAACCGTAGCTTTGGTCACGCATGAGTTGAATGAGGTAATAAACTTAGCGCAAAAGTTTATGTTTTTGAATAAAAGCATTCCGCATAAGATTTTTAAGAAAGAGGAACTAAGTGCCGAACTGCTTTCCGAGATCTTTGATACCGAGATAAAGATAAACGAAATTGATGGAAAATCTATGATTCTTTAA
- a CDS encoding transcriptional repressor produces the protein MPRGDGTGPMWWHGRFRGCGYRITVGREAILDVLTRADKHLSAEDIYMKVHAIYPAVGLTTIYRTLEILVDLGLVFKFDFGDGRARYELAEGSKRSAHHHHLICTGCKRIIDYTDFIDDEIELLKQTEKGLSKKYNFMITNHLIQFYGLCEKCKKRK, from the coding sequence ATGCCAAGAGGTGACGGCACAGGGCCGATGTGGTGGCACGGGCGATTTAGAGGCTGTGGTTATAGAATAACCGTAGGCCGCGAGGCCATATTGGATGTGCTTACCAGGGCCGATAAACATTTAAGCGCTGAAGATATATATATGAAGGTACATGCCATATATCCGGCAGTCGGCCTTACTACTATATATAGAACATTAGAGATCCTTGTTGATTTAGGCCTGGTGTTTAAATTTGACTTTGGGGATGGCAGAGCAAGATATGAATTGGCCGAAGGGTCAAAAAGAAGCGCTCACCATCATCACTTGATCTGCACGGGATGTAAGCGGATAATAGATTATACAGATTTTATAGATGATGAAATAGAACTCCTTAAACAAACGGAAAAAGGGCTTTCCAAAAAATATAATTTTATGATTACTAACCATTTAATTCAATTTTACGGCTTATGCGAAAAATGTAAAAAGAGGAAGTAA
- a CDS encoding metal ABC transporter permease yields MFEIFKEPFMETALLGGLIVGLICAYLGVFVILKRIVFMGIVLSEVAALGVAIGLFVGISPMFSAFILTILAVLLFWIPFTEKNISREALLGFTYAFCAAMAIILIAKNPIAEARGLNLISGNLLYTTWSDIKLLGIAAAIILFTNMIFFKEFIFISFDRETAFTTGLKTNLLDFLLYLTIGTAISLSMKICGVIFVFASLIIPAMGGLLIAKTIGKIFISSILIALFSVLIGLWLSYKLDLPSGPAIVGLYGLFFIGLTGAKSILGKR; encoded by the coding sequence ATGTTTGAGATTTTTAAAGAGCCTTTTATGGAAACCGCATTATTGGGCGGTTTAATAGTAGGTTTGATTTGCGCTTACTTGGGTGTTTTCGTTATATTGAAAAGAATTGTTTTTATGGGTATTGTGCTATCCGAGGTAGCGGCTTTAGGCGTCGCTATAGGGTTATTTGTCGGAATAAGCCCCATGTTCTCGGCATTTATCCTGACTATTCTGGCAGTCTTGTTATTTTGGATCCCTTTTACGGAAAAAAACATTTCCCGGGAAGCTCTTTTGGGATTTACGTATGCTTTTTGCGCCGCTATGGCCATTATCTTAATAGCTAAGAACCCCATCGCCGAAGCGAGAGGATTAAATCTTATCTCCGGGAATCTTCTTTATACGACTTGGTCTGATATAAAATTACTAGGTATTGCGGCAGCTATTATTTTATTCACAAATATGATCTTCTTTAAAGAATTTATCTTTATTTCTTTTGACCGGGAAACCGCTTTTACTACCGGGCTCAAAACAAATCTATTGGATTTTCTGCTTTATTTAACTATCGGAACCGCTATTAGCTTGTCTATGAAGATTTGCGGAGTAATCTTTGTTTTCGCCTCCTTAATTATTCCCGCTATGGGAGGACTTCTGATCGCGAAGACAATAGGAAAGATTTTCATTTCCTCAATTTTAATCGCTCTCTTTAGCGTGTTGATAGGCCTTTGGTTATCGTATAAATTAGACCTGCCGTCAGGCCCTGCAATTGTAGGATTATATGGATTATTTTTTATCGGCCTAACAGGGGCAAAATCTATTTTAGGTAAAAGATGA
- a CDS encoding NifB/NifX family molybdenum-iron cluster-binding protein: protein MCSEAKSASGGKICVTSQGKTLGDQIDPRFGRCQFFIIADTDTLAFEAVENQNAQFSGGAGIQSGQLMASKGVKAVLTGNVGPNAFQTLNAARIQVFTGISGTVKDAVEKYKKGGLKPAESASVGSKFGMPGKSDEKFKK, encoded by the coding sequence ATGTGCAGTGAAGCGAAATCCGCCTCTGGCGGAAAGATATGCGTTACATCGCAAGGTAAGACACTTGGCGACCAGATTGATCCGCGTTTCGGCAGATGTCAGTTTTTCATAATAGCCGATACAGATACGCTTGCGTTTGAGGCCGTGGAAAACCAGAATGCGCAGTTTTCCGGAGGCGCTGGTATACAATCGGGCCAGCTTATGGCTTCTAAGGGCGTAAAGGCCGTTTTAACGGGAAATGTCGGGCCCAATGCGTTTCAGACATTAAATGCCGCGAGAATACAAGTATTTACCGGTATTTCGGGTACAGTGAAAGACGCAGTTGAAAAGTATAAAAAGGGCGGATTAAAGCCCGCCGAGAGCGCCAGTGTGGGCTCCAAGTTCGGCATGCCGGGTAAGAGCGATGAAAAATTTAAAAAATAG
- a CDS encoding NifB/NifX family molybdenum-iron cluster-binding protein, whose amino-acid sequence MRVAISTDGEYVSSHFGRCPSFTIVDIDKGQVVKNEVLQNPGHQPGLIPQFLHEKGVNCIVAGGMGMRASGFFNELGIQAIVGVSGRVDDVIDKLAKGTLKGGESLCSPGAGKGYGLDKTECDHPHKNKEERDH is encoded by the coding sequence ATGAGAGTCGCGATTTCAACTGACGGCGAATATGTATCAAGCCATTTCGGACGGTGTCCATCGTTTACTATTGTGGATATCGATAAGGGCCAGGTGGTAAAGAATGAAGTCCTGCAGAATCCCGGGCACCAGCCGGGGCTTATACCTCAATTTTTGCATGAAAAGGGCGTAAATTGTATTGTAGCCGGAGGCATGGGTATGCGGGCATCAGGTTTTTTTAACGAACTCGGCATTCAGGCGATTGTGGGTGTGAGCGGACGAGTTGATGATGTTATTGACAAACTTGCTAAAGGGACGCTTAAAGGCGGTGAAAGCCTTTGTAGCCCGGGGGCGGGCAAGGGCTACGGTTTGGACAAAACAGAATGCGATCATCCGCATAAAAATAAGGAAGAGCGCGATCATTAA
- a CDS encoding ATP-binding protein, with the protein MKQIVIISGKGGTGKTVLTASFAALAKNKVMVDCDVDAADLHLLLQPVIKERHEFKSGKTARIDAAACQQCSKCINVCRFGAIRDDFTVDAISCEGCGLCSYVCFDGAIIMEENLSGEWFISDTKYGPFVHAKLGIAEENSGKLVAKIRQVAKEIAEKNAMDYVIVDGPPGIGCPVIASLAGADCALIVTEPTLSGLHDAERVIEVARHFKIPVKLVVNKYDLNPDMSDKIEYFCKENAIPVIGKIAFDKVVIESIVKGRTIVEYTNGKIKEEVVKIWEELKGFSQCR; encoded by the coding sequence ATGAAGCAGATTGTTATAATTAGCGGCAAAGGCGGAACGGGGAAGACCGTATTGACTGCCTCTTTTGCTGCCCTTGCAAAGAATAAAGTCATGGTTGACTGCGATGTGGACGCGGCGGACCTTCATCTTTTATTGCAGCCGGTTATTAAAGAGAGGCATGAATTTAAAAGCGGTAAAACTGCGCGCATTGATGCGGCAGCGTGCCAACAATGCAGTAAATGTATCAATGTCTGCAGATTTGGCGCCATAAGGGATGATTTTACTGTTGATGCCATATCATGCGAGGGGTGCGGCCTGTGCAGTTACGTATGTTTTGACGGCGCCATAATTATGGAGGAGAATCTATCGGGCGAATGGTTTATTTCGGATACGAAATACGGCCCTTTTGTTCACGCTAAATTAGGGATTGCCGAGGAAAATTCGGGCAAGCTTGTCGCTAAGATACGGCAGGTTGCGAAAGAGATAGCCGAAAAAAACGCAATGGATTATGTAATTGTTGACGGCCCTCCGGGTATCGGGTGCCCCGTTATTGCGTCACTCGCTGGTGCCGATTGCGCGCTTATAGTCACGGAACCCACGCTCTCGGGCCTCCATGATGCCGAAAGAGTCATAGAAGTAGCGCGGCATTTTAAAATTCCCGTTAAACTGGTAGTGAACAAATATGATCTTAATCCAGACATGTCAGACAAAATAGAATATTTTTGTAAAGAGAACGCCATCCCTGTGATCGGGAAAATAGCGTTTGATAAAGTGGTTATAGAATCAATAGTTAAAGGCAGAACTATCGTTGAATATACGAACGGAAAGATCAAAGAAGAAGTGGTAAAAATTTGGGAAGAGCTGAAGGGGTTCTCTCAATGCAGATAA
- a CDS encoding metal ABC transporter substrate-binding protein, whose protein sequence is MRKLFFMLILLLGLASAAHADDKIRILTTTSDLKSIAEYIGGNKVEVDSLAKGYQDPHFVEAKPSFMLKAKKADLFIRAGLELEIGYEELIIDGSRNPKIRFGQPGHLDASEGVYLLEVPTTTKVDRSMGDVHPMGNPHYWLDPLNVKIVASNIANRLSELSPENESYFKKNLAEFNKKMDEKMVEWQEKLKPFKGQQIAIYHRSWPYFADRFGLKIGCELEPKPGIPPSPGHLKEVIEIIKERNINAILMEVFYDEKPAKFVSQQTGAKVVIVPNSVGGTKEAKDYFSLIDIIVEDLTGALKG, encoded by the coding sequence ATGCGAAAACTATTTTTTATGTTAATACTACTTCTCGGGCTTGCTTCAGCCGCACATGCGGATGATAAGATCCGAATACTTACCACGACATCCGATCTTAAATCCATCGCAGAATATATCGGCGGCAATAAGGTCGAAGTCGACAGTTTAGCCAAAGGGTATCAAGACCCTCATTTTGTGGAAGCGAAGCCGTCTTTTATGCTCAAAGCGAAGAAAGCGGACCTTTTTATCCGCGCAGGATTGGAATTGGAAATTGGTTATGAAGAGCTGATTATAGACGGCTCAAGGAATCCCAAGATAAGGTTTGGTCAACCCGGACATCTTGATGCTTCAGAGGGGGTGTATTTATTAGAAGTGCCCACCACTACAAAAGTGGACCGCTCAATGGGCGACGTTCATCCTATGGGTAATCCTCATTACTGGCTCGATCCTCTAAACGTTAAAATTGTCGCTTCCAACATTGCAAATAGGCTGTCCGAGTTATCGCCTGAAAATGAATCCTATTTTAAGAAGAATCTCGCCGAATTCAATAAAAAAATGGATGAAAAAATGGTTGAATGGCAAGAAAAATTAAAGCCTTTTAAAGGGCAACAGATCGCTATCTATCATCGCAGCTGGCCTTATTTTGCCGATAGGTTTGGGTTAAAAATTGGTTGTGAGCTTGAACCAAAACCCGGCATCCCGCCTTCACCGGGACATTTAAAAGAAGTGATCGAGATAATAAAAGAGCGCAATATCAATGCGATTCTTATGGAAGTCTTCTACGATGAAAAGCCGGCAAAATTTGTTAGTCAACAAACAGGCGCCAAGGTTGTAATTGTGCCAAACTCTGTGGGCGGGACAAAAGAAGCAAAGGATTACTTTAGTCTCATTGATATAATTGTAGAAGATCTAACGGGGGCTTTAAAAGGATGA
- a CDS encoding class I SAM-dependent methyltransferase — MKNLKNSFHKYAERIELYKRFGCDIEKERKFILEKASPLSGDILEIGTGKGYMAITLAQLGLNFTTVDISAEEQEFARQNIKHLNLERFVDFRIENAEALNFQNDSFDIALSVNTLHHLKNPFKVIDEMLRVLRPGGRIVLSDFTKKGFSIIEMIHKMEGRKHDAHTVKLVDVKKYLKDQNLVFEESSSKYQEVFIVHKK, encoded by the coding sequence ATGAAAAATTTAAAAAATAGTTTCCATAAATATGCGGAACGTATAGAGCTTTACAAGAGATTTGGATGTGATATCGAAAAAGAACGTAAATTTATCCTGGAGAAAGCGAGCCCGCTTTCAGGGGATATCCTGGAGATAGGAACGGGCAAGGGATATATGGCGATAACATTGGCGCAGCTGGGACTGAATTTCACAACTGTTGATATATCCGCCGAAGAACAGGAATTTGCGCGGCAAAATATCAAACATCTGAATCTGGAGAGGTTCGTAGATTTCAGAATAGAAAACGCCGAGGCCTTAAATTTTCAAAACGATAGTTTTGATATTGCACTTTCGGTTAACACCCTTCACCATCTAAAAAACCCTTTTAAGGTCATCGATGAAATGCTAAGAGTTCTTAGGCCTGGGGGCAGGATTGTTTTAAGCGATTTCACCAAAAAAGGGTTTAGCATAATTGAGATGATTCATAAGATGGAAGGAAGAAAGCACGACGCGCATACCGTAAAATTAGTTGACGTAAAAAAATATCTCAAAGATCAAAACCTGGTATTTGAGGAATCTTCCAGCAAATATCAAGAAGTGTTTATAGTTCACAAAAAATAA
- a CDS encoding ferrous iron transporter B has protein sequence MNKILLMGNPNVGKSAIFSRLTGARVMISNYPGTTVEFTQGQIKIGDERPIIIDVPGTYTLEPTCKAEEVAVNMLKEGDVIINIIDATNLERNLYLTLQLLEQDIPVIVALNMWDDTKHRGIHIDIKKLEKQLGAPVVPTCGLSGEGIKELVLRLPEAKAVKAPMASDAERWEKIGQIVEDVQKLTHRHHTFLEILEDLSIKPLTGLPIALGVIYCAFWVIRFIAENLIGYIFEPLFGKLWLPLMIRLSALLGEGSFLHHLLIGNLIDGTINFGQSFGLLTTGLFVPIAMVLPYIFSFYLILGILEDFGYLPRLAILVDNLMHHLGLHGYAVIPFILGLGCNVPGALAIRLLEERREKFIAATLMAIAIPCMAQIAMIIGLVGQRGGKYVAIIFFTLFTLLVLKGLILNKVLKGASPEILIEIPPYRMPQVKAVIKKLWMRLSSFLREALPLVLLGILFVNILYALKIIDFLAHIFAPVLTGLWGLPKEAISALIVGFLRKDVAVGMLGPLNLTTKQLVVGTTILAVYFPCIATFAVLIRELGIKDMLKSALIMVIVALSVGALLNLIL, from the coding sequence ATGAATAAGATCTTATTGATGGGCAATCCCAACGTCGGCAAAAGCGCCATATTCTCAAGGCTCACAGGCGCGAGGGTAATGATTTCTAATTATCCCGGTACTACCGTGGAGTTTACGCAGGGCCAGATAAAAATCGGCGATGAGAGGCCTATCATCATAGATGTGCCCGGTACTTATACGTTAGAACCAACCTGTAAGGCTGAAGAAGTGGCTGTCAATATGTTAAAAGAAGGCGATGTGATTATTAATATTATTGATGCCACAAATTTGGAAAGGAATCTTTATTTAACTTTGCAATTGTTGGAGCAGGATATTCCGGTTATTGTAGCTTTAAATATGTGGGATGATACCAAACATAGAGGGATTCATATTGATATTAAAAAATTAGAGAAACAATTGGGAGCGCCGGTCGTTCCTACTTGCGGCCTGAGCGGCGAAGGCATTAAAGAATTGGTTTTGCGCCTGCCGGAGGCAAAAGCCGTAAAGGCTCCCATGGCTTCTGATGCCGAGCGGTGGGAAAAAATCGGGCAGATTGTAGAAGATGTCCAGAAATTGACTCACCGCCACCATACATTTTTAGAAATATTGGAAGATTTGAGCATTAAACCGCTCACAGGCCTGCCGATTGCTTTGGGCGTCATATATTGCGCCTTTTGGGTAATTCGTTTTATCGCTGAGAATTTAATCGGTTATATATTTGAACCTTTATTTGGAAAATTATGGCTGCCTTTAATGATACGATTGAGCGCACTATTAGGCGAAGGAAGTTTTTTGCATCACTTGCTTATCGGTAATCTTATTGACGGCACAATAAATTTCGGCCAATCCTTCGGACTTTTGACCACGGGTTTGTTTGTGCCCATTGCTATGGTACTGCCGTATATATTCAGTTTTTATTTAATATTAGGTATTTTAGAGGATTTTGGATATCTTCCCCGCTTGGCGATTTTGGTGGATAATCTTATGCATCATCTGGGGCTGCACGGATACGCTGTAATTCCTTTTATTCTAGGCTTAGGCTGCAATGTCCCGGGAGCGTTAGCTATTCGCCTCTTAGAAGAACGGCGCGAAAAATTTATCGCCGCTACTTTGATGGCTATCGCCATTCCCTGTATGGCTCAGATTGCGATGATTATCGGTTTGGTAGGACAAAGAGGGGGAAAGTACGTGGCGATAATATTTTTCACTCTTTTTACTCTTTTGGTGCTCAAAGGATTGATCTTAAATAAAGTCTTAAAAGGCGCAAGCCCGGAGATACTGATTGAGATACCTCCTTATAGGATGCCTCAGGTTAAGGCCGTAATCAAGAAGCTCTGGATGCGTCTATCCAGTTTCTTAAGGGAGGCGCTGCCTTTAGTGCTTTTGGGCATACTTTTCGTTAATATACTCTATGCGCTAAAAATTATAGATTTCTTGGCGCACATATTTGCGCCGGTTTTGACAGGTCTATGGGGTCTCCCCAAAGAAGCTATTTCCGCGCTTATTGTCGGCTTTTTGAGAAAAGACGTTGCCGTAGGTATGCTGGGCCCTCTTAATCTGACTACTAAACAGCTTGTAGTCGGTACTACCATTTTAGCCGTTTATTTTCCCTGTATAGCCACTTTTGCAGTATTAATCCGCGAGTTGGGGATAAAAGATATGTTAAAGTCTGCCTTGATCATGGTTATAGTCGCATTATCGGTGGGAGCGCTTCTCAATCTGATATTGTAA